Proteins encoded together in one Streptomyces sp. NBC_01216 window:
- a CDS encoding fatty acid desaturase family protein → MPQATDTTLTGSGADAPAHSARTGPGGAPPATAARGPGGSDFAPLLRTVKEQGLLKRRTAWYARGIAVNLLALAAVAVGLVLTGPTWWALPLAVPLAVFSARAAFVGHDAGHFQISADRRLDRAVQLVHANLLLGMSQEWWNDKHNRHHANPNHLDKDPDVAADILVFARHQAEGRTGLRRRLTRHQAWLFFPLTTLEGIALKVYGVRALLSADGPRRTGRGRLVEAALLLAHVTGYATLLLTTLTPVQALVFALLHQMLLGLHLGMAFAPNHKGMETPDGHPDGDGWGHLRRQVLTSRNIRGGPVTDWFLGGLNHQIEHHLFPSMPRPHLRLARPAVRAHCRTLGIPYTETGFVESYRQALGHLREVGEPLRTTA, encoded by the coding sequence ATGCCTCAGGCCACCGACACGACGCTCACCGGAAGCGGAGCGGACGCTCCCGCGCACTCCGCCCGCACCGGCCCCGGCGGAGCGCCGCCCGCGACCGCCGCGCGCGGCCCCGGTGGCAGTGACTTCGCACCGCTGCTGCGCACCGTCAAGGAACAGGGGCTGCTCAAGCGCCGGACCGCCTGGTACGCCCGCGGGATCGCCGTCAACCTTCTCGCCCTCGCCGCGGTGGCCGTCGGGCTCGTCCTGACCGGCCCGACCTGGTGGGCCCTTCCGCTGGCCGTCCCGCTCGCCGTGTTCTCCGCCCGTGCCGCCTTCGTGGGACACGACGCCGGCCACTTCCAGATCAGTGCGGACCGCCGGCTCGACCGCGCCGTCCAGCTCGTCCACGCCAACCTGCTGCTCGGCATGAGCCAGGAATGGTGGAACGACAAGCACAACCGCCACCACGCCAACCCCAACCACCTGGACAAGGACCCGGACGTCGCCGCCGACATCCTCGTCTTCGCACGGCACCAGGCCGAGGGCCGCACCGGGCTGCGCCGCCGCCTCACCCGGCACCAGGCATGGCTCTTCTTCCCGCTGACGACCCTGGAGGGCATCGCGCTCAAGGTGTACGGCGTCCGGGCGCTGCTCTCCGCGGACGGGCCCCGGCGTACCGGGCGCGGGCGGCTCGTCGAGGCGGCTCTGCTCCTGGCGCACGTCACCGGATACGCCACGCTGCTCCTGACCACCCTCACGCCCGTCCAGGCCCTGGTCTTCGCACTCCTCCACCAGATGCTCCTCGGCCTCCACCTCGGCATGGCCTTCGCCCCCAACCACAAGGGCATGGAGACGCCGGACGGCCACCCGGACGGCGACGGCTGGGGCCATCTGCGGCGCCAGGTGCTCACCTCCCGCAACATCCGCGGCGGGCCCGTCACCGACTGGTTCCTCGGCGGGCTGAACCACCAGATCGAGCACCACCTGTTCCCCAGCATGCCCCGGCCGCATCTTCGGCTCGCCCGGCCCGCCGTGCGTGCCCACTGCCGCACACTGGGTATCCCCTACACGGAGACCGGTTTCGTCGAGTCCTACCGGCAGGCGCTCGGTCATCTCCGCGAGGTCGGTGAGCCGCTTCGTACGACAGCCTGA
- a CDS encoding bifunctional 5,10-methylenetetrahydrofolate dehydrogenase/5,10-methenyltetrahydrofolate cyclohydrolase: MSVSALGPARAAEVFRRTGVTPCLATVLVGADPASVTYVKMKRNRCAKAGIRFRHVELPAETTTGELVAAITAITALSVDPGVHGILLQHPVGPHIDERAAFEAIAPAKDVDGVTMASFAAMGFGLPGFVSCTPGGIMRLLDAYDVGLSGKRAVVVGRSAILGKPAGLLLLGRDATVTYCHSRTTDLSSVVREADVLVAAVGRPNFIKGQDIKPGAVVIDAGYNAGTTGDVDFASAAERASLITPVPGGVGPMTIAVLLAQTVEAAERLLDV; encoded by the coding sequence CTGTCCGTCTCCGCCCTCGGCCCGGCCCGCGCCGCGGAGGTCTTCCGTCGCACCGGCGTCACGCCGTGCCTCGCCACCGTGCTCGTCGGCGCTGATCCCGCCTCCGTCACCTACGTGAAGATGAAGCGCAACCGCTGCGCGAAGGCCGGAATCCGCTTCCGGCACGTCGAACTCCCCGCCGAGACCACGACCGGGGAACTCGTCGCCGCGATCACCGCGATCACCGCGCTCTCCGTGGACCCCGGGGTCCACGGCATCCTGCTGCAGCATCCGGTCGGCCCGCACATCGACGAGCGTGCCGCTTTCGAGGCCATCGCCCCGGCGAAGGACGTGGACGGCGTCACCATGGCCTCGTTCGCCGCCATGGGCTTCGGACTCCCCGGGTTCGTCTCCTGCACCCCGGGCGGCATCATGCGTCTCCTCGACGCCTACGACGTCGGGCTCAGCGGCAAGCGGGCGGTGGTCGTCGGCCGCTCCGCCATCCTCGGCAAGCCGGCCGGGCTGCTGCTGCTCGGTCGCGACGCCACCGTGACGTACTGTCACTCGCGCACCACCGACCTCTCCTCCGTGGTCCGTGAGGCGGATGTGCTCGTGGCGGCGGTGGGCCGGCCGAACTTCATCAAAGGGCAGGACATCAAGCCCGGCGCGGTCGTCATCGACGCCGGGTACAACGCCGGCACCACCGGTGACGTCGACTTCGCGTCGGCCGCCGAGCGGGCATCCCTGATCACCCCGGTACCCGGCGGTGTGGGCCCGATGACGATCGCGGTGCTCCTCGCCCAGACCGTCGAGGCGGCCGAGCGACTGCTCGACGTCTGA